In Deinococcus arcticus, the sequence GTGACGCTGGGTTTACGGGCCCTGGTTCGCGCCATCAGCCGGAAGGTTGATCACGAAGAGGTGCCCCTCTTACGACTGATTGACCTGTTCATGCCGTCCAAGACGCACATCTGAGAAACTGTCGGGTGCTGAGATTTCCGACATTAACAATGATCTGTATTATTCGAGCTGGCTCAAAAATGTCAAGGATTTGCTCGATGAAAAAAGATGAATATTTTGGTATTGTTGACCTGGATGACTTCATGCTGGAAGTCGAGAATGCAGTTGGACGCAATGACATTGGGCGGCAGCGGGAGCTCTATGCCATTTTCGAAGCAGATCTTTCTTTGCTTGAGAACAGGCTCTACGTGGAAGTGGAGCAAAGGTATCCAGATCGTGAGGAATATGAAAAATTCATGGAAACAATTGAAAATCTGATGCATAAAGATGTTGGACTTACCCGCGAGCTCAAAGCGGAACGTGCAACGGGTTTTCTTGACATGATCACTATGATGCGCGAAGCTAGCCTTGGCGGGTGGGAAGTCAAGAGCGACATGATTCCCGAAATAGATAAATATCTTGAAAAGCACCGTACCAGTCTCGACACTCGGCAAGTTGACTATCTGGAACGAAAGCGATTCCTGCTGAAGAAAGATGTTCTTCTTCAGAGTGCAGACATAGACCTGGATTAACGCAAGCTCGCCCTGTTTGCTCCAGTTGAAAGTGCTGCCCTTGCGTCCTGCCAGAGCAGCGATAAAGCGCCGCACCCAGCATGCCCAGGGCGGTTGGGCGCCAGCCTGAACTTCGATGAACACCACCATTCCTCGCGCAAGTGTGCGCCCCAGCCTCATTGGGCGCAAACCTGGTCGGTGAGTGGGCAAGTCGCGCCGAGGCATACACCCAGGGTCTGAAGACATGAGCGGCAACCTGAGGGGCTCTGCCCGCACGGCCCAAGGTGCACCTGTCCGGCGACATCATTTCACCCTTGACTGCGCAGAAGTCTGGGACACGAAACGGTTGGACCAGCGCACACCACTGGAACGAGGTGGCCTGGACGAAGGGCGTCAGGGTGTGAACCGTGTTGGGATGAATCTTGAGGGTGAAGCAAATGGTGATCATCAGTGTGGCCTCGAAGTGGGGAACGGGCAGCGCCAGGCTGCCCGTCTGAGCAAAAGGGTGAACAAAGGTGGGTGGTCAGGAAACGGTGGGTGGCTTCAGGGCGGGCTTCAGTCCAGTTTGGTCGACTCGTCCTCGTGGCTTATCCGTGAAGGGCTGTCCAGATCGAAGTCCGGTTGAGGGAGGGCCGCCGCAAGCGCATGCGCTTCGGGTGTGACCCTGAACAGACCACTCAGGTCGGCCGTCAGCAGCTGGTGGACGGCGTGCAGGGCCTGATCACCACCCAGCATGAAGGCCAGCGGTGTCCGGCCATCAAAGGGCGGCCGTCCGTTGGGGCGCCGCAGCCACCCGGCCACATGATGGTCGCCATAGAGGGTGTGCAGCGCCACAGCAATGTCCGCCAGCAGGCGCAGCCGCTGCTGCTTTTCCCATGAGGAACGGGCCGGCCCGTATCCACCAGCGATCCGCTGGAGGGTTCGCACGCTGAGCCCCAGGAGCTCTGCCTGCTGGCGGCGGGTCAGGCCCCAGAACGTCAGAATCCGCAGAAGCGACAGGAGTTTAGACGTGTAGAGAGACGATGCGGATGGGGACTGGGGCATCAGGCGCCGCGCTCAAACCTGAGCCAAAGCGAACAGGTTCCGCATCGCGTGGGCTGCATGAACAGGCACGCGCACGGCACAGCGATCGCGCTCCCCGGACTGGCAGGCGGTGCGCAGGTCACCGCAGACTGGGCAGAGCCTGGAGTGGGCGCGCCCGGAAGGCAGGGCAGGCGTAGGACAGGTCTGGATCGTCGGCGGGCAGGTCGGACAGGTGAATCCGGGCATCAGCAACTCCTCAAGGCGGTTCAACATGAACGGGGAATAGAACGGCGGCCCCCAAGGTGAAAGGAGGGGCCGCGCATTCAGCCGTAGTGGGGGAGGGGGCCGTCTTACTCCCAGGTGGGAAAGCTGCGTTCCTGGTGATGGCCTAGGCCGCGCTGCAACATTTCGCGCGCCGCGTTGGCATGCGCGTCCATGCTGCTCTGGCACGACGCCGCCAGGCACACAAACCGGTCACCTTTGCGGCTG encodes:
- a CDS encoding antitoxin Xre-like helix-turn-helix domain-containing protein yields the protein MPQSPSASSLYTSKLLSLLRILTFWGLTRRQQAELLGLSVRTLQRIAGGYGPARSSWEKQQRLRLLADIAVALHTLYGDHHVAGWLRRPNGRPPFDGRTPLAFMLGGDQALHAVHQLLTADLSGLFRVTPEAHALAAALPQPDFDLDSPSRISHEDESTKLD